In the Sedimentisphaera cyanobacteriorum genome, ATCGCCTGAGTGGTGTAAACCTTGGTTTTGTATTTAGAGATATAAAAGAACGAAGCAAGCCCTGAACCAATCGAAATCATGGTAATCGGCAGAAGCCAATACAACAAGAGCTTAAGTATATACTTGAAATTAAGCCTTATCAGAAGGTTCATACCTCCCATTTCCTGCTGGGCATGCATCAGATTCCTTGCAGCAGGGTCAAATGAGTGGTTTAATTGCTGATCATGGTCAGGTTCATACATTAAAGATCTCTCGCTCTAAGACTCTTCTAATATCAGTTATTGAATTAACGTCTTCAGGCATCTGCCTGTCGGACTTTATAAAACAGTAAGAATCTTTATCATCGGGATGATAGCCGTGCATACCTGGAATACTCTTGAGTCCCATAAAGCTGGGCACTATCAAACATCCTTCATTCATCAGGAAAATAACTTCTCCAAACTTGCGGTCTTCAAAGAAAACATGCATTTTTTTGAGCTCTTCATCGCTGACTATATACCCTTTGCTGCATTCACCCAGTTTTTCTGTTATCTTACTTCTCGCTTCCTCGTTCATAAACCAGAATCTTGCCATGGTAGAATCGTACATTGCAACATAATCTTCTCCGAAACTGAGCCCGAGGGTTTCGATTTGCGAGATCAGGTCAACCGATTCGGTAACGTTGGCCATACCGTGATCTGATATAGTGTAAAACGCCACTTCATCATATTTCTCTTCCGCAAGCTTTTTAACCTCACTAACCTGCTCCTCGAGCCACCTGATCTTCTCCTCTACCTGCGGGGCATTATTCCCGTATTCGTGCATAACAGCATCCAGCTTCGGGAGATAGAGATACATAAATTCAATCCTGCGCTCTTTAATCGTTTCTTTGGCTATCTCAAGATTTCTCTTCTCTGGCAAACGCCAATTGGAGCAGTGGTATGGTATATCTTCGCTGTAGAGCTTGTCGAAGATTGTATCTGTGGCAAGGATGCCGCCCGGGACAAAATAATCTTGTTTTTCCAAATAATCAAAATAAGGCAGAACCTCAAACGGGACGCTGTATATCTGAAAGTAACCTGTGAAGCCGTAAAACTTTGCTAGAATTTTACTGAGCCAATGCCTTACGCGTCCCCTGTCAAAAATCTGCCTCGGAAGTATGGAAAGCAGTTTCATCATTCTGAACGGCGACTTATCCGGTGCATAGTAAAAGCAGGACCAGTGAGTATGCTCATCTGGGTAGCGGCCAGTCAGTATTGACGGGTCTGCCGCTGATGAGAAGCCGAAGGTTGTCTGAAGCTTTTTTGCCTCCGGAAGAATGTTGTCTAAAAAACCATACCTCTTGTAAACTTCCCAGCCGAATGCATCGATAAACGTGCATATTGTTATCTTCTTACCCATTAGTTAAACCTTTCCCACAGACACATAAACCTGCTGCGTTTTTGATTTTCGCTTTCACATCCCAGCGCCCGGCAAACCTGCCTTAAATTTAAAGTCTTATCCCCGAGAAAATGAGGAAGCACATAAAAGAGCCTGTATCTTGGATACTTCAAATACCATTTTAATGAGAAATTCTTAAAGCCGCACGTGCGGCAGTTTAATGCAACATTTTTGAGAATCTGCTTTGCGCTTACCTTTTCCAGACGCTTATTTTTTATCGAATCCAACACCACATCAAAACTTTCTTCCGTTCTGTAAAGCCTGCTCATTGTATAGCAGTAAATTTGAAGATGCAAACCAACAGTTTTCTTGAGCAGCTGCTCTAACTGTTCTTTTGAAAACATATTTCTCTGAGGCCGGAATTTGTATTCCATTGAATCTGCAAAAAGCTGTTCAAGCCCAAATTCGGCCACTTCAGGCCTCTTCTGGAGGGAATTAAAGATTTCAAGTCTTTTGCGGTATGAAAAATGATACTGCCCTTCCGCCATAATCAGTGAATCACCCTGAGCCATCAAAGCTTTATAAATATTCCGCGTTACAAATTCATCATTTTCCCTGTCGAGACTGCTTTCTTTGAGCCTTTCAGAAGCGAGGATCAGCCCTGCACCTCTATTTAGAAGCAGCTTTGCAGCCTCGATAAGGCTTATTTGGCTGCCTTCATAATCGGGCATTATATCAAGGGTGTTTTTATTTCCCCAGATAATTTTATGCCCGTATTTGAGCTCATAGTTAAAGAGAGTAAAAGGTGCCTTCTTCATCTGTGATACAGTTTTAAGCGGCCCGAAATCTACCTCTATACCGCATCTTTCCTCAAGGGAGGGGGAAAGGGCGTTGAGTTTTTCCTGATAATCAGAAGCCTTAGCCCCGTCTTTGATTACGACAAACATATCGTAATCGTTGTAAAGCTTTTCTTCTCCGTCTTCAAAAAATACGCCTCCCTCCTGCCTGCCATATCCTCCTGCAAGAACTACCGCCTCAAGCGAGTGTTCAGTGATAACAGACAGAACCGCCTGATTAATCAGCTCGCAGTGGCTGTCTATGAGAGAATCAATCTTATCTCCGTAAACTGTATATCTGCTCGCCATAGATACCTTTCTATCCTGATTTTCTCAAATCAGAGATCTTGTCAATTAATTCATCGGTAATCCGCTCCATATCCCCTTCGCCGCTGAAAACACAATCGGCTTTTGTCCTGCTGGGGCAGATATACTTATCGTGCATAGGCCTTACAGTACTGAGGTACTGATTGATTACAGACTCAACATCTCTGCCGCGCTGGCTGGTATCACGAATTACCCTCCTTGCAAGCCTGATGTCTGCCGCACATTCCACAAAAACCTTCAGCGAAGCAAGCTCGAGCAGGCTCTGCTGACATAGAGTGAAAAGCCCTTCAATAAAAACAAATTCGGCAGGCTGAACAATCTTAGTTTCTGAGGTTCTGGTATGAGTGGAGAAATCATAAACAGGCAATTCAGCAGGCATAGAGTCTGAAAGACTCGCAGCAGCGGAGCAAAGCCAGCTTTCATCAATTGCCGAGGGCATATCGAAATTGTGATTAAGAAGCTGCTCTTCTGAAAAAGATGACAAATCTTTGTAGAAGTTATCGGTGGGTATTACAACGCACTCCGGCTCCATTCTGCTCTGAACAGTAGAGCATAGCGTTGATTTGCCCGAGCAACTGCCTCCTGCTATTAATATTAATGTGGACATCCGTGTTCACCATTTCACTGATTATTGTAAAAAAATCTGTTAAAGATAGCCCCGAACAAAACCTGAATATCCATAAGCGGCGTTCTATGATAACAATAAAAGGAATCGTTAAGCATATCCTGATCTATGTCTTGATTTGGCGAAATACTCTCAGAATAACTGAAAATCCCCGGCCTGTAAAATTGGAGCGTTTCGATGAAATTTCTGGTTTTATCAGTGTCCTCGTAGAGGGTATTGCCGGTTAGATGTAGATTTCCCTTGAAAGCCTCTATAAGCAGCGGGAATTTATCCAAAGACAGCTTAACAAACAGATTCAGAATAAAGTTGCTTCTGTTTACAACATTCACCCTGACTGTTCGAAGGTTTTTGGAAATTATAAAGCTTTTGCGTTTGAAATTAGCTCTGCTGGCATTAACAAAAGGCCAGAAAACGCTGTAAGGCACGCAATAAACTATAATAAGGAAAACAGTAATAAAGTAATGCGCCGCTTTTCTTATGGCTGCTGTTCTTGCCTTCTCGGCAATTTTGGAAGTAAGGAAGCTGTCAACAATTTCAATCCTGTCGCCAGTATCCGGCGAAATGAGGTAATTCTTATAAACAATCTTGTTCACAAGCTCAACGCCCGGGCCGATATAGCTGTTTCCATATATGATGCTTGAGGATACAGTAGCATCAGAGTCTATGATGATATTATCACCAATTATGGTTTCTGCACCTATAGAGCAGGAATTTCTGAGCTGGACATTGTTGCCTATCATAACCGGCTTATCAATCCTGCTGCTTTTTGCAAGCGCAACATTCTGCCCGATGAATACATCCCTCTCACTGCTGTATCCGGGAAGAACAAAATTAGCGGCTCTTTCCCTTATAATCGACCTGCTGAGGGCAAAGTAATCCTGAATGCCGTCGATTCGGGAGATTGAGAGCGTGGAATCAAGAAACTCCTCGAGGCTTTCCAAGTCAACCCGTCCCTCTGTATCACGGCTATTGAGGGAATAAATCCTGAAATCCCCTTCCTGAAGATAGCCCGTGGATGCGTTTATAAAATCGGAATAATCCACCTTTTCCTTGTCGTAATTGATAAAACCGAATCCATCTATTACGAGAAGATCAGAGCTGCTGCAGAATCCCATGTTTTTCAGGAACACCTTAGCAAGCGAATCTTCTTTCCTGGAAAGGTTGTAAGATATATCGACACCCAAAATCTCTCCGCCGCCGAGGAAGTTGCTTATGCTTCCGTTATCATCAACAGTAACTACCCTTATCTGTTTTATACCTATCAGCGCGCAGAAATCCACATAATACTCGAGAAGCGGTTTATTCGCTATTCTGAGCTTATAAGGCGACTCATCCGGGAAAAAACTTTTCACCCAGTCAGTATTGTCAGGTCTGCAATAAATAAGAGCCTTCATAGAACCCCTTCAGCAGGAAGAACACATTTACAAACTAAAACTCTCAACCGCTGTATCCAAATCGTCATAGATATCAAAGACCTTATGAGCACGGGTAATCTCAAAAACCATTTTCGGCTTGGGAGAAAGATTAACTATCTTAAGATCCCCGCCCTTTGGTATGGTTTTTTTGAGACATGAAACCAATCCTCCAAGACCTGTACTGTCTATAAACTCAAGTTTGTCAAGGTTGAAAACAAACTTGCTGTTTGTTTCAATATACTTGTCGAATTGAGTTTTGAGGTTTTGCACAGTGTTAGAGTCCAGCCTGCCTTCTAAAGAAAGCACGCAAACATCATCCCGTATTTCCATGTCGAACTTCATAAAGTTCCTTTCTTTTTTATTAGTATCCCCCTTTGCCAAGCAAAACTGCCGGTATTGTCTTTAGCAGTAATTTAACATCCGTAAAAAAACTCCGGCTTTTTATATAGTCCAAATCCAGCTGCACCTGCTGTGTGAATGGTATATCGCTTCTTCCTGAAACCTGCCATACGCAGGTTATCCCCGGGCGAACATGAAGCCTTTTTCTCTGCTCCAATGTGTATTGAGCCACCTCCGCAGGCAGCGGAGGCCTCGGGCCTACAAGGCTCATATCCCCTTTCAGCACGTTTAGCAGCTGAGGAAGCTCATCTATGCTGAACTTCCTGATAAATCTGCCTATTGGGGTAACTCTTGGATCTTTTTTCATCTTGAAAATCACCCCATCTGAGGATTCATTGGATTCGAGAATTTGTTCCTTAATCTTGTCTGCATTTACAACCATAGACCTGAATTTATACATATCGAAAAGACGCCCGTTTTTACCCACCCTTTTCTGAACGAATAAAACAGAGCCCTTATCGTGCAGATAAATTGAAAGCGCAGTAATAATAAAAACAGGAGACAAAATCAATACAGCCGTCAAAGAGCCAGCTATATCAATCACTCTCTTCAGGAATAAGGAAAAAATCAGAGTCCATTCCCAACTATAGACCTTCATCTTTCTCTTAAACAGCTCCGACTTAGTCGGGGCTGTTACAACTTCATCGAGAAGCTGCTGTCGAACAATAGGATCGATGTCCATATTCAACCCTTATCTAATTGCTTCTTCCATTTGCGTACACGGTGCAGAAACACCGGGTTTCCCAAAATATAACGCCGCCACATCCGCCCGGGCTCCTGAATAAGGCGGTAAATCCACTCGCCGCCTAAATCCCTGAGCCAGCCGGGGGCTCTCCTGATATTGCCCGAATAGAAATCGAACAATCCGCCCACACCCATTACTACGGGCGGGGAAAGCCTGCTTCTGTTTTCATAAATCCATTTTTCCTGTACAGGTACGCCAAATGCCACAAGAAGCACCTGAGCACCTGTTTTATTTACAGCCTCGATGACAGACTCAGTTTCACCGTCTTTCTGGAAGTAGCCGTCTCTATAGCCTGCTATTTTAAGACTGGTATATTCCTCTCTCAGTATAGATACCATCCGGGCTGCAATGCCTGGTTTTGCGCCAAGAAAGTACATCGAATAACCCCTCTGCTGGCACATACTGCACAGCAGGGGAAACATATCTGTTCCGTTTACATTTTGTTTGAGAGTCTGTCCTGTCATTTTACTGCCTATGTTTATTCCTACTCCGTCAGGAAATACATAATCGGCACTTCGTAGTATATCAAAATAATACTTGTCTGTGAAGGTTTTATTTAAACAATCAGGATTTATAAAAAAGTACATGCCTTTATTAGAGTTTTCAACACCATTTTGAATAAATCCCAAGGCCTCGTTCATAGTGCAGTTATTGAACGTAACGTCTAAAAGTGTAACAGTGTCTTTGATGGAGGTTTCATCGGATTTATATAGTGAAGCGGGTATGTATTTTATTATTATCGCAAGATCCTTTTTAAGCCCCCTGCCGCTAAGCTGGAGAAGATCTATATCGGTTTTTTCGGCGTGATGTATTTTTGTATGTTTTTTTACATACCACAAATTGAAAATTCCGGGTTTTAAGCTGGTTATCTCTTTGGGCAGCTGGCCTTGCGAATATTCATCGCAGAAGTAAAAACTTGTGCCCACAAGCGTAATATCGCCCTTCAGCAGGCTGAAAAACAGCGGCAGCGAAGAGAAAAAAGTGTTCCGCATTCCAAACCAGCACACCTTAACCTCGCTGCAATCTTTGCCGAAAATCTTTCGGCAAGTCAAAAAATTTCTGCCGAACAATAAAGACACAGCCCCCCATATCACGGCGCATGGCAGACCGAAAAGAAGCAGTACTGCAATGGAAGCAAGTATGTCAATAAATCGCCTCATCTGCCGCTCCTGATGCTGGAGAACTGCTCTAAAAGTGTGTCAGCGTGTTTTTCCCAGCTGAAGTCCTCAATCCTGTCCTTTCCCTTCTCTATGAGCGATTTGCTGAGATTTTCATCCTTTATAGCCATCTCGATCTTTTCTGCAATCTCGTTCGGATTTTTTGGGTCGAACACCAAAACAGCATCTCCGCCAATCTCTTCAAGCGAAGTCCCTTTAGAGCAAACACAGGGTACGCAGCAGTACATTGCCTCCAAAAGCGGAATCCCAAACCCCTCGCAAAATGAAGGAAACGCATACACCGAAGCCCCTTTGTATAGATGAGGCAGGCAGGAATCTTCAACAAAGCCCAGAAAATTTATTCGCTCTTTTTTCTCTGATCTCTCAGCAGCCTCCCTTACAGCTCTCGCACCAGACCAGTCGCTTCCGACAAAAACAAGCTGATACTCAGAATAATAATCATCTAAAAGCTCAAAGGCCTTAATTAAATTCAGATGATTTTTCCCCGGGTGCTCAATCCTAGATAAATACAAAATATAAGGCGGCTCAACCTTCAGCTCAGCAAGCTTTTCCGGCGAAT is a window encoding:
- a CDS encoding alkaline phosphatase family protein codes for the protein MGKKITICTFIDAFGWEVYKRYGFLDNILPEAKKLQTTFGFSSAADPSILTGRYPDEHTHWSCFYYAPDKSPFRMMKLLSILPRQIFDRGRVRHWLSKILAKFYGFTGYFQIYSVPFEVLPYFDYLEKQDYFVPGGILATDTIFDKLYSEDIPYHCSNWRLPEKRNLEIAKETIKERRIEFMYLYLPKLDAVMHEYGNNAPQVEEKIRWLEEQVSEVKKLAEEKYDEVAFYTISDHGMANVTESVDLISQIETLGLSFGEDYVAMYDSTMARFWFMNEEARSKITEKLGECSKGYIVSDEELKKMHVFFEDRKFGEVIFLMNEGCLIVPSFMGLKSIPGMHGYHPDDKDSYCFIKSDRQMPEDVNSITDIRRVLEREIFNV
- a CDS encoding STAS domain-containing protein, which codes for MKFDMEIRDDVCVLSLEGRLDSNTVQNLKTQFDKYIETNSKFVFNLDKLEFIDSTGLGGLVSCLKKTIPKGGDLKIVNLSPKPKMVFEITRAHKVFDIYDDLDTAVESFSL
- a CDS encoding WecB/TagA/CpsF family glycosyltransferase, with the translated sequence MRRFIDILASIAVLLLFGLPCAVIWGAVSLLFGRNFLTCRKIFGKDCSEVKVCWFGMRNTFFSSLPLFFSLLKGDITLVGTSFYFCDEYSQGQLPKEITSLKPGIFNLWYVKKHTKIHHAEKTDIDLLQLSGRGLKKDLAIIIKYIPASLYKSDETSIKDTVTLLDVTFNNCTMNEALGFIQNGVENSNKGMYFFINPDCLNKTFTDKYYFDILRSADYVFPDGVGINIGSKMTGQTLKQNVNGTDMFPLLCSMCQQRGYSMYFLGAKPGIAARMVSILREEYTSLKIAGYRDGYFQKDGETESVIEAVNKTGAQVLLVAFGVPVQEKWIYENRSRLSPPVVMGVGGLFDFYSGNIRRAPGWLRDLGGEWIYRLIQEPGRMWRRYILGNPVFLHRVRKWKKQLDKG
- a CDS encoding glycosyltransferase; this translates as MKALIYCRPDNTDWVKSFFPDESPYKLRIANKPLLEYYVDFCALIGIKQIRVVTVDDNGSISNFLGGGEILGVDISYNLSRKEDSLAKVFLKNMGFCSSSDLLVIDGFGFINYDKEKVDYSDFINASTGYLQEGDFRIYSLNSRDTEGRVDLESLEEFLDSTLSISRIDGIQDYFALSRSIIRERAANFVLPGYSSERDVFIGQNVALAKSSRIDKPVMIGNNVQLRNSCSIGAETIIGDNIIIDSDATVSSSIIYGNSYIGPGVELVNKIVYKNYLISPDTGDRIEIVDSFLTSKIAEKARTAAIRKAAHYFITVFLIIVYCVPYSVFWPFVNASRANFKRKSFIISKNLRTVRVNVVNRSNFILNLFVKLSLDKFPLLIEAFKGNLHLTGNTLYEDTDKTRNFIETLQFYRPGIFSYSESISPNQDIDQDMLNDSFYCYHRTPLMDIQVLFGAIFNRFFYNNQ
- the udk gene encoding uridine kinase, giving the protein MSTLILIAGGSCSGKSTLCSTVQSRMEPECVVIPTDNFYKDLSSFSEEQLLNHNFDMPSAIDESWLCSAAASLSDSMPAELPVYDFSTHTRTSETKIVQPAEFVFIEGLFTLCQQSLLELASLKVFVECAADIRLARRVIRDTSQRGRDVESVINQYLSTVRPMHDKYICPSRTKADCVFSGEGDMERITDELIDKISDLRKSG
- a CDS encoding glycosyltransferase family 4 protein; the encoded protein is MKIFVSAMAFDNGKSGISNYIYNVVRELAKNAEIELAVLVSDAKYFEGIEGIKLIKYPDFFGAPGFNALWHLFVLPLQPAAGKCDFIFLPAANRRLFSWFSRPSVVTFHDLSQFHVSEKYDTLRTWYVFKFLRKFLNKADKICAISKSTENDIRKYYNIDQGKIFVNYNGFERDRLDVEYSPEKLAELKVEPPYILYLSRIEHPGKNHLNLIKAFELLDDYYSEYQLVFVGSDWSGARAVREAAERSEKKERINFLGFVEDSCLPHLYKGASVYAFPSFCEGFGIPLLEAMYCCVPCVCSKGTSLEEIGGDAVLVFDPKNPNEIAEKIEMAIKDENLSKSLIEKGKDRIEDFSWEKHADTLLEQFSSIRSGR
- a CDS encoding sugar transferase; this encodes MDIDPIVRQQLLDEVVTAPTKSELFKRKMKVYSWEWTLIFSLFLKRVIDIAGSLTAVLILSPVFIITALSIYLHDKGSVLFVQKRVGKNGRLFDMYKFRSMVVNADKIKEQILESNESSDGVIFKMKKDPRVTPIGRFIRKFSIDELPQLLNVLKGDMSLVGPRPPLPAEVAQYTLEQRKRLHVRPGITCVWQVSGRSDIPFTQQVQLDLDYIKSRSFFTDVKLLLKTIPAVLLGKGGY